GCGTTATATGGAATCTTTTCGTCGTGCCAGAGAAGAAAAAAGATACTATTCATCATTAGGATTCAATATAAAATTAAGAAATACTCTACCCATTGCATTTCCGATTCTGAAACTAACCCATTTGGAACATATGACTGATGATACAGGTATGCTCCAACATGCCTTTTTTACCTTACCAAATTATGGAGAAGGTTACACCACCGATGACAATGCACGTGCCTTGATTGTGTGTAAGTTGATTGAGGATTTAGATTCTGACACTACTTACAAGTTAAGTTATCGTTACTTAGCATTTTTATGGTATGCATATAACGCAAAAACAAAAAGATTCAGAAACTTTATGGACTATCAGAGAAATTGGTTAGAAGAGTCAGGATCTGAAGATAGCCACGGAAGATCATTAATGGCCTTAGGAACAATTCTCGGAATAGAATCTCTCCCTAAATTACCAACCATAGCTGGTCGGTTATTTGAAGAAGCACTTCCGTCAATATTAACTATGAATAGTCCAAGGGCATGGGCTTTTTCTCTTTTGGGCCTTAATGAATATTTTAAACGTTTTACGGGCGATAGACGAGCTGAATCGATCAGAGACGAATTAGCAAATAGAATCTTGAAACTTTACAAAGAAAACTTTAAACCTGATTGGTTATGGTTCGAACAATCTCTCAGTTATTGTAATGCAATTCTTCCACATGCACTTCTTGTTTCTGGAAAATCAATGCAAAATCAAGAGATGGTTGATATTGGTTTGAAAAGTTTATTTTGGTTAGCTGATTTGCAAAAAGCAAAGGCTGATGGTGGACATTTTATTCCAATTGGCACAAATGGATTTTACACTCGCGGAGGTCCACATGCGAGATTTGACCAACAGCCAGTAGAAGCACAAACAATGGTATCTGCCTCCATCGAAGCATTCCATATCACCAAAGACCAATTATGGAAAAAAGAAGCCAGCCGAGCTTTCGAGTGGTTTTTGGGAAGGAATGATTTAAAAGTATCTTTGTATGATCCAACAACTGGTGGTTGTCGCGACGGATTACATTCCGATCGAATGAATGAAAATCAAGGGGCAGAATCTACTTTAGCATTTTTACAAAGTATGTTAGAGATGAGACTGGAAGAAAGTATCCATTGTTCAAAAAGTTCAATATGAATCCCAACTATTTGGAATTATTTCTAAGATATAATAGAAATCCTATCCTAAAAGCAAGTATGTGGCCATATCCTGTTCATACTGTATTTAACCCTGGAGCGACTCTTTTGAAAAATGGAAATACTTTACTTCTCTGCCGCATGGAAGATCGAAAAGGGTTATCACAACTAGGGATTGCTCGGTCGGAAAATGGATTAGACCTATGGTCAATTGATCCCAGTCCATTTATGACAGCGGAACCAGAAATACACCCTGCAGAATGTTGGGGAATTGAAGATCCAAGGATAACATATATTAAAGAACTAAATCAATATTTAATTTGTTACGTTTCTTACGGAAAAACTGGTCCTTCTGTATCACTAGCAATGACCGAAAATTTTGAACAACAAAGAAAACTTGGAATGGTTTTAAAACCTAACGATAAAGATGCGGCTATATTCCCAAGAAAGATTGGGGACAAGTGGGTGATGCTTCACAGGCCGATCGACCAAAATAATGCCAATATTTGGATATCCTATTCCGAAGATTTAATGCATTGGCGAGATCGGAAACTTGTTTTGGGAAGAAGGAAAGGTGGTTGGTGGGATGCTGAAAAAATTGGTTTAGGTACACCCCCTATTGAAACAAAGGAAGGTTGGCTCATAATCTACCATGGAGTTAAAAAGACTGCATCTGGTTATATATATCGAATTGGTTTAGCATTATTGGATTTGGATTATCCAGATATTTGTATCAAGAGAACAAATGACTGGATCTTCGCGCCCGAAACTGATTACGAAAGATTTGGCGATGTCAAAGATGTAGTATTCCCATGTGGTTTAACTTTATTAGCAGACAATGATACAATCCATTTATACTACGGTGCAGCCGATACAAGTATTGGAGTGGCTACAGGAAGTCTTCGCAACATACTCGACTGGTTACGGAACCAATAAATGAAAACAGAAAATTTAGAACTCATTCGAATTGGATTAGAACTAACTCCTGATTACCGAAGGGTTTTATACCGACCTCTCCATATTGAGCCTGAAGAAAGAATCATTAAAATTTTAGGAAGAATTCAAACACTTTCTGAAACAGAAGTAGAGAATGAAATAGATGCTCTACTCACTGCATTTGAAGAAAGGCATAAGAGATTAAAAAAATACTTTTTACAAAGATTCCAACAAATAAAAAAATATCTGCTCACAGACCACATTCTTTCAGAGGGAAGGAAACTTTTGATTGGAGCTTACTTTACGCAGGAATACTCATTAGAATCAGCTGCATTATTTAATCCATCTATCATTTGGGATATAGACCAAACGAATCTTCCTTCAGGATGTAAACGCTTCATTATGAGTTTACGTGCTACTGGCGAAGGACATATTTCTTCCATTACCTTTAGATCAGGAATTGTCGATTCAGAAAACCAAATCACTGTTACGATTCCAACGAAATATGTGTCTACCTCTGAGAATATATCGAATCCAATCTATGAGAAAAAAATATTTGAAAGAAAATTATCAGAGTTAGATTTACTGAATGATTTTTCGATTACCATACTTTCCTTTCTGGATTCTCATTTTACAATCGAAGATTTAAAATTAAATTTAGACAAATATACAAAAAATTCGAAAACTAAATCAGCTGAAAACAAGTTGATTGCAAATGGAATCCTTTCATTAGCTTTGTCTAATTATGAAATTCAGTACGATAGTGAACAGCGGCTTTCCGAAAGGATTATTTTCCCACATTCACCTTCCGAAAGTAACGGAATCGAAGATGCTCGGTTTGTGGATTTTATAGAAGAAGATGGTAGTC
This sequence is a window from Leptospira ellinghausenii. Protein-coding genes within it:
- a CDS encoding glycoside hydrolase family 130 protein, which produces MKTENLELIRIGLELTPDYRRVLYRPLHIEPEERIIKILGRIQTLSETEVENEIDALLTAFEERHKRLKKYFLQRFQQIKKYLLTDHILSEGRKLLIGAYFTQEYSLESAALFNPSIIWDIDQTNLPSGCKRFIMSLRATGEGHISSITFRSGIVDSENQITVTIPTKYVSTSENISNPIYEKKIFERKLSELDLLNDFSITILSFLDSHFTIEDLKLNLDKYTKNSKTKSAENKLIANGILSLALSNYEIQYDSEQRLSERIIFPHSPSESNGIEDARFVDFIEEDGSHIYYATYTAYDGKITFPQLLETRDFLHFKVSTLNGPEVKNKGMALFPRKINNHYAMLSRQDNENIFLMYSEDLHFWYNKELILKPTYPWEFIQLGNCGSPIELNEGWLVISHGVGPMRKYSIGAFLLDKLDPRIVIGRLLEPLLVPNEKEREGYVPNVVYSCGSAINAGELILPYAMSDRSIGFAKINLKQLISELTNKE
- a CDS encoding glycosyltransferase family 4 protein, translating into MKRVAFIGNYAPRQCGIATFTTDLCESISEQFPETACIALPVNDIDSGYAYPTRVRFELKEKDINSYHRAADFLNINNVDLVSLQFEYGIFGGKSGSHILSLLRDLHMPIVTTLHTILKEPDPDQRHVLEQLISLSDRIVVMSNSGSEILKAVYNIQSDKIDIIAHGIPDVPFVDPSFHKDLFGVEGKIVLMSFGLISANKGLENVILALPKIIQKFPNVVYIILGATHPQVLRNSGEAYRISLQLLARENKVEENVLFYNKFVNQRELTEFIGATDIYITPYLEPKQIVSGTLAYTLGAGKAIISTPYWYAEEMLAEGRGFLVPFQDFEKLSNGVIHLLENETLRHSMRKKAYLYARNMIWSQVSRRYMESFRRAREEKRYYSSLGFNIKLRNTLPIAFPILKLTHLEHMTDDTGMLQHAFFTLPNYGEGYTTDDNARALIVCKLIEDLDSDTTYKLSYRYLAFLWYAYNAKTKRFRNFMDYQRNWLEESGSEDSHGRSLMALGTILGIESLPKLPTIAGRLFEEALPSILTMNSPRAWAFSLLGLNEYFKRFTGDRRAESIRDELANRILKLYKENFKPDWLWFEQSLSYCNAILPHALLVSGKSMQNQEMVDIGLKSLFWLADLQKAKADGGHFIPIGTNGFYTRGGPHARFDQQPVEAQTMVSASIEAFHITKDQLWKKEASRAFEWFLGRNDLKVSLYDPTTGGCRDGLHSDRMNENQGAESTLAFLQSMLEMRLEESIHCSKSSI
- a CDS encoding glycosidase, with translation MNPNYLELFLRYNRNPILKASMWPYPVHTVFNPGATLLKNGNTLLLCRMEDRKGLSQLGIARSENGLDLWSIDPSPFMTAEPEIHPAECWGIEDPRITYIKELNQYLICYVSYGKTGPSVSLAMTENFEQQRKLGMVLKPNDKDAAIFPRKIGDKWVMLHRPIDQNNANIWISYSEDLMHWRDRKLVLGRRKGGWWDAEKIGLGTPPIETKEGWLIIYHGVKKTASGYIYRIGLALLDLDYPDICIKRTNDWIFAPETDYERFGDVKDVVFPCGLTLLADNDTIHLYYGAADTSIGVATGSLRNILDWLRNQ